The proteins below come from a single Larimichthys crocea isolate SSNF chromosome XIV, L_crocea_2.0, whole genome shotgun sequence genomic window:
- the slc16a13 gene encoding monocarboxylate transporter 13 isoform X1, which translates to MEERHTCTDKSVLDMTNPKPKAESQSDEAEDPDGGWGWVLVGALFVSTSLVFGLMRSLGIFFVEFVQYFDESAHAISWISSTGLAAQQFFSPLGAALCNAYNARVVVMTGGLLAGLGLILASQATRLYHLYLTMGVISGLGWGLVFTPMVATVMAHFTRRRTLALGLAFSSIGLSSFAFNPLFQLLVEKYAWRGALLILGGLSLNIVPCGALIRPRRRSKAPAKVDSETGSSPVSVLRRISSYLELSLLSERPYVTYTLGITLLNVGYFVPYFHLVAHSRHAGFSEYQSAFVMSAAGASDILGRIVSGWFSDLGHFRLIHLLSAWTTLAGVFIMLLPLSSLSGSYSALMVISLLYGFCSGALTSVVFVVVPLIVGVERMMGALGLLQLIESGAGLLGTPLSGFLKDVTGNYVASFIVAGSFLILGTLTMATLPHYFSCTDPPPPPQRSSLDDKHNGLHSELEHMTSSPSSDTNHRV; encoded by the exons ATAAATCTGTCTTAGACATGACCAACCCGAAGCCCAAAGCAGAGAGCCAGAGCGATGAGGCCGAGGACCCGGACGGAGGATGGGGCTGGGTGCTGGTCGGCGCCCTGTTTGTCAGCACGAGCCTCGTGTTCGGCCTGATGCGCAGCTTGGGGATCTTCTTTGTGGAGTTCGTGCAGTACTTCGACGAGAGCGCTCACGCCATCTCCTGGATCTCGTCCACGGGCCTGGCAGCACAGCAGTTCTTCa gcCCGCTGGGTGCAGCACTCTGTAATGCATATAATGCCCGGGTGGTGGTGATGACGGGAGGCTTACTTGCCGGACTCGGTCTCATACTTGCCTCGCAGGCCACCCGTCTTTATCACCTTTACCTCACTATGGGTGTCATTTCAG GTTTGGGCTGGGGGCTGGTGTTCACTCCGATGGTAGCTACAGTCATGGCTCACTTCACTCGGCGGCGCACCCTGGCGTTGGGACTGGCGTTCTCCAGCATTGGCCTCTCCTCCTTCGCTTTCAACCCGCTCTTTCAGCTGCTGGTGGAGAAGTACGCCTGGCGAGGGGCCCTTCTGATTCTGGGGGGTCTCAGCCTTAACATTGTGCCGTGCGGAGCTCTCATCCGTCCACGGCGACGCTCTAAAGCCCCAGCAAAG GTGGATTCAGAGACAGGGTCATCACCTGTTTCGGTGCTGCGCCGAATCTCCTCCTACCTGGAGCTGTCGCTGCTCTCCGAGAGGCCTTATGTCACCTACACCCTGGGCATCACTCTTCTTAATGTCGGCTACTTCGTGCCGTATTTCCACCTGGTGGCCCACAGCCGCCATGCTGGCTTCTCAGAGTACCAATCCGCTTTTGTCATGTCAGCTGCCGGTGCTTCGGACATTTTGGGCCGCATAGTGTCCGGCTGGTTCTCGGACCTCGGCCACTTCCGGCTGATTCATTTACTGAGCGCGTGGACGACCCTGGCGGGAGTGTTCATCATGCTGCTGCCTCTCAGCTCCTTGTCTGGTTCCTACTCCGCGCTGATGGTGATCAGCCTCCTCTACGGCTTCTGCTCGGGGGCGCTGACctctgtggtgtttgtggtggtgCCCTTGATCGTCGGCGTGGAGCGCATGATGGGGGCCCTCGGGCTGCTGCAGCTGATCGAGAGCGGCGCGGGACTGCTGGGCACGCCTCTGTCAG GGTTTCTCAAGGACGTCACAGGAAACTACGTTGCCTCCTTCATAGTGGCGGGCAGTTTCCTCATTCTCGGTACTCTGACCATGGCCACTCTGCCGCACTATTTCTCCTGCACAGATCCACCGCCGCCTCCTCAGAGAAGCTCGCTCGACGACAAGCATAATGGTTTACATTCAGAGCTGGAGCACATGACTAGTTCGCCTAGTTCTGACACGAATCACAGAGTTTAA
- the slc16a13 gene encoding monocarboxylate transporter 13 isoform X2: MEERHTCTDKSVLDMTNPKPKAESQSDEAEDPDGGWGWVLVGALFVSTSLVFGLMRSLGIFFVEFVQYFDESAHAISWISSTGLAAQQFFSPLGAALCNAYNARVVVMTGGLLAGLGLILASQATRLYHLYLTMGVISGLGWGLVFTPMVATVMAHFTRRRTLALGLAFSSIGLSSFAFNPLFQLLVEKYAWRGALLILGGLSLNIVPCGALIRPRRRSKAPAKVDSETGSSPVSVLRRISSYLELSLLSERPYVTYTLGITLLNVGYFVPYFHLVAHSRHAGFSEYQSAFVMSAAGASDILGRIVSGWFSDLGHFRLIHLLSAWTTLAGVFIMLLPLSSLSGSYSALMVISLLYGFCSGALTSVVFVVVPLIVGVERMMGALGLLQLIESGAGLLGTPLSGRNPWPQTERSCAR, from the exons ATAAATCTGTCTTAGACATGACCAACCCGAAGCCCAAAGCAGAGAGCCAGAGCGATGAGGCCGAGGACCCGGACGGAGGATGGGGCTGGGTGCTGGTCGGCGCCCTGTTTGTCAGCACGAGCCTCGTGTTCGGCCTGATGCGCAGCTTGGGGATCTTCTTTGTGGAGTTCGTGCAGTACTTCGACGAGAGCGCTCACGCCATCTCCTGGATCTCGTCCACGGGCCTGGCAGCACAGCAGTTCTTCa gcCCGCTGGGTGCAGCACTCTGTAATGCATATAATGCCCGGGTGGTGGTGATGACGGGAGGCTTACTTGCCGGACTCGGTCTCATACTTGCCTCGCAGGCCACCCGTCTTTATCACCTTTACCTCACTATGGGTGTCATTTCAG GTTTGGGCTGGGGGCTGGTGTTCACTCCGATGGTAGCTACAGTCATGGCTCACTTCACTCGGCGGCGCACCCTGGCGTTGGGACTGGCGTTCTCCAGCATTGGCCTCTCCTCCTTCGCTTTCAACCCGCTCTTTCAGCTGCTGGTGGAGAAGTACGCCTGGCGAGGGGCCCTTCTGATTCTGGGGGGTCTCAGCCTTAACATTGTGCCGTGCGGAGCTCTCATCCGTCCACGGCGACGCTCTAAAGCCCCAGCAAAG GTGGATTCAGAGACAGGGTCATCACCTGTTTCGGTGCTGCGCCGAATCTCCTCCTACCTGGAGCTGTCGCTGCTCTCCGAGAGGCCTTATGTCACCTACACCCTGGGCATCACTCTTCTTAATGTCGGCTACTTCGTGCCGTATTTCCACCTGGTGGCCCACAGCCGCCATGCTGGCTTCTCAGAGTACCAATCCGCTTTTGTCATGTCAGCTGCCGGTGCTTCGGACATTTTGGGCCGCATAGTGTCCGGCTGGTTCTCGGACCTCGGCCACTTCCGGCTGATTCATTTACTGAGCGCGTGGACGACCCTGGCGGGAGTGTTCATCATGCTGCTGCCTCTCAGCTCCTTGTCTGGTTCCTACTCCGCGCTGATGGTGATCAGCCTCCTCTACGGCTTCTGCTCGGGGGCGCTGACctctgtggtgtttgtggtggtgCCCTTGATCGTCGGCGTGGAGCGCATGATGGGGGCCCTCGGGCTGCTGCAGCTGATCGAGAGCGGCGCGGGACTGCTGGGCACGCCTCTGTCAG GACGTAATCCATGGCCTCAGACCGAAAGGTCCTGCGCGCGTTGA